A stretch of the Deferrivibrio essentukiensis genome encodes the following:
- a CDS encoding DEAD/DEAH box helicase, whose protein sequence is MVRPFAFKDVRKLISEYKYINYKLKEIVSALKTYKDKIKNAVNELAAVEALSVLQEVPIQEINRHKSGFRLRPLINCGFTSIKDVVLASEYTLASIRGISSNTAREIKNIANKLLIDTLRELKISISADNKTKEAAKLIVAISKYKNSVSCANSSSEFLQLFEKQLDHDLKDIKPAKNVIRWFFASKDKRSKAVEKYNKLYLFYENEFKDNTKALISEYDKIKNFTENYAWSDFEKDSIKYYNILEEIAPEFFDSKDSVYGLPEEIASKISTQDFSKEGLLCELRRYQEWGVRYILNQKRVLLGDEMGLGKTVQAIATMVALKNKNSTHFVVVCPASVIENWCREINKHSRLNVKKVHGNSRKRSLEAWIDNGGVAVTTYETTGYFKLEAIPKINLIVVDEAHYIKNPNAKRTINTKNLCSKAEQILFMTGTPLENKVDEMISLISILQPRVANSIMGMESLVHAPHFRKKIAPVYYRRKREDVLGELPKLIETREWCTLGIEERIAYEKAVLSRNFMDIRRVSWSIDNLRNSSKAKRMLELINEAKENGRKILIFSFFLDTIKKIKLMLGNMCLDPISGKVSPENRQKIIDDFNESPAGTVLVAQIQSGGIGLNIQSASVVIICEPQLKPSIENQAISRAYRMGQPRDVLVYRLLCKDTIDERIIDLLENKEQIFNAFADKSEAAYEDFYIKEEKISELIDEEIKRIKNQKNR, encoded by the coding sequence ATGGTTAGACCTTTTGCATTTAAAGATGTTAGAAAATTAATAAGTGAATATAAATATATAAATTATAAACTAAAAGAAATTGTTTCTGCACTTAAAACCTATAAAGATAAAATAAAAAATGCTGTAAATGAATTAGCAGCTGTAGAGGCTCTAAGCGTACTTCAAGAAGTACCAATTCAAGAAATTAATAGACATAAAAGCGGTTTTAGGTTACGACCTCTAATTAATTGCGGATTTACTTCAATTAAGGATGTTGTTTTAGCCTCAGAATATACTCTTGCAAGTATTAGAGGGATAAGTAGTAATACAGCTCGTGAGATTAAAAATATTGCAAATAAATTGTTAATAGACACTTTAAGAGAACTAAAAATTAGTATAAGCGCAGATAATAAAACTAAAGAAGCAGCAAAACTTATAGTTGCTATTTCAAAATATAAAAATTCTGTTTCTTGTGCAAATTCTAGTTCTGAATTCTTACAACTTTTTGAAAAACAATTAGATCATGACTTAAAAGATATAAAGCCTGCCAAGAATGTTATAAGATGGTTTTTCGCGTCAAAAGATAAAAGATCAAAAGCTGTAGAAAAATACAATAAATTATATTTATTTTATGAGAATGAATTTAAGGATAATACTAAAGCGTTAATTTCAGAATATGATAAAATTAAGAATTTTACGGAGAATTATGCTTGGAGTGATTTTGAAAAAGACTCAATTAAATATTATAATATATTGGAAGAAATTGCACCTGAATTTTTTGATTCTAAAGATTCTGTATATGGCTTGCCAGAAGAAATAGCTTCAAAAATTTCTACCCAAGATTTTTCTAAAGAAGGGCTTTTATGTGAATTGCGGAGATATCAAGAATGGGGTGTCAGGTATATTTTAAACCAAAAAAGAGTTTTGCTTGGTGATGAAATGGGTTTAGGTAAAACTGTTCAAGCTATAGCTACAATGGTTGCTTTGAAAAATAAAAACTCTACTCATTTTGTTGTTGTTTGTCCTGCAAGTGTAATAGAAAATTGGTGCAGAGAAATAAATAAACATAGTAGACTCAATGTAAAAAAAGTTCACGGGAATAGTAGAAAGAGATCATTAGAAGCGTGGATAGATAACGGTGGAGTTGCCGTTACAACTTATGAAACAACAGGGTATTTTAAATTGGAAGCAATACCTAAAATTAATCTTATAGTTGTAGATGAAGCTCACTATATTAAAAATCCTAATGCAAAAAGAACTATTAATACTAAAAATCTTTGTAGTAAAGCCGAACAAATATTATTTATGACAGGTACACCACTAGAGAATAAAGTAGATGAAATGATTTCTTTGATTAGTATATTGCAACCTAGAGTAGCTAATTCCATTATGGGGATGGAATCATTGGTCCATGCTCCACATTTTAGGAAAAAAATTGCTCCCGTTTATTATAGAAGAAAAAGAGAAGATGTATTAGGAGAGTTGCCAAAACTTATAGAGACTAGAGAATGGTGTACATTAGGTATTGAAGAAAGAATCGCATATGAAAAGGCAGTTCTCAGTCGAAATTTTATGGATATTAGGCGTGTTTCATGGAGTATAGATAACTTACGTAATTCTTCTAAAGCAAAAAGAATGCTTGAGCTTATTAATGAAGCCAAAGAAAATGGGAGAAAGATATTAATATTTTCTTTTTTCTTAGATACCATAAAAAAAATTAAGTTGATGTTGGGTAATATGTGTTTAGATCCAATAAGTGGAAAAGTTTCTCCTGAAAATAGACAAAAAATAATTGATGATTTTAATGAATCTCCTGCAGGGACAGTACTAGTAGCACAAATTCAATCTGGTGGAATCGGCCTTAATATTCAGTCAGCTAGTGTCGTAATTATATGTGAGCCACAATTAAAACCCTCAATAGAAAATCAAGCTATTTCAAGAGCTTATCGTATGGGTCAGCCTCGAGATGTGTTAGTGTATAGGCTTTTATGCAAAGATACAATTGATGAAAGAATCATTGATTTGCTTGAAAATAAAGAACAAATTTTTAATGCATTTGCGGATAAATCTGAAGCTGCTTATGAAGACTTTTATATTAAAGAGGAGAAAATTAGCGAGCTAATTGATGAAGAAATTAAGCGTATAAAAAATCAAAAAAATAGGTAG